From the genome of Canis lupus familiaris isolate Mischka breed German Shepherd chromosome 8, alternate assembly UU_Cfam_GSD_1.0, whole genome shotgun sequence, one region includes:
- the ADSS1 gene encoding adenylosuccinate synthetase isozyme 1, giving the protein MSGTRASNDRPPGTGGVKRGRLQQEAAATGSRVTVVLGAQWGDEGKGKVVDLLATDADIVSRCQGGNNAGHTVVVDGREYDFHLLPSGIINTKAVSFIGNGVVVHLPGLFEEAEKNEKKGLKDWEKRLVISDRAHLVFDFHQAVDGLQEVQRQAQEGKNIGTTRKGIGPAYSSKAARTGLRVCDLLSDFDEFSARFKNLARQHQSMFPSLEVDVEGQLKKLKGFAERILPMVRDGVYFMYEALHGTPKKILVEGANAALLDIDFGTYPFVTSSNCTVGGVCTGLGIPPQNIGEVYGVVKAYTTRVGIGAFPTEQINEIGDLLQSRGHEWGVTTGRKRRCGWLDLMILRYAHMVNGFTALALTKLDILDALDEVKVGVSYKLNGKRIPYFPANQEILQKVEVEYETLPGWKADTTGARKWEDLPPQAQNYIRFVENHIGVAVKWVGVGKSRDSMIQLF; this is encoded by the exons ATGTCGGGGACCCGCGCCTCCAACGACCGGCCCCCCGGCACGGGCGGCGTCAAGCGGGGGCGGCTGCAGCAGGAGGCGGCGGCGACGGGCTCCCGGGTGACCGTGGTGCTGGGCGCGCAGTGGGGGGACGAGGGCAAAGGCAAGGTGGTGGACCTGCTGGCCACGGACGCCGACATCGTCAGCCGCTGCCAG GGGGGCAACAACGCTGGCCACACCGTAGTGGTGGACGGCAGGGAGTACGACTTCCACCTGTTGCCCAGCGGCATCATCAACACCAAGGCCGTGTCCTTCATCG GCAACGGGGTGGTCGTCCACTTACCGGGCTTGTTCGAAGAAGCAGAAAAGAACGAGAAGAAAG GTCTGAAGGACTGGGAGAAGAGGCTGGTCATCTCGGACCGCGCCCACCTCG TGTTTGACTTTCACCAGGCGGTGGACGGGCTGCAGGAAGTGCAGCGGCAAGCCCAGGAGGGGAAGAA TATCGGCACCACCAGGAAGGGGATCGGACCCGCCTACTCCTCCAAAGCTGCCCGCACGGGCCTCCGCGTCTGCGACCTCCTGTCGGACTTTGATGAATTTTCCGCCAG ATTCAAGAACCTGGCCCGCCAGCACCAGTCCATGTTCCCCAGCCTGGAAGTGGACGTCGAGGGGCAACTCAAAAAGCTCAAG GGCTTTGCAGAGCGGATCCTCCCCATGGTCCGAGACGGTGTCTACTTTATGTATGAGGCGCTCCACGGCACCCCCAAAAAAATCCTGGTGGAAGGGGCCAACGCAGCCCTCCTTGATATTGACTTCG GGACGTACCCCTTTGTGACGTCATCCAACTGCACCGTGGGCGGCGTGTGCACGGGCCTGGGCATCCCCCCCCAGAACATAGGCGAGGTCTACGGCGTGGTGAAGGCCTACACCACACGCGTGGGCATTGGCGCCTTCCCCACCGAGCAGATCAAC GAAATCGGGGACCTGCTGCAGAGCCGTGGCCACGAGTGGGGGGTGACCACCGGCAGGAAGAGGCGCTGCGGCTGGTTGGACCTGATGATTCTCAGATACGCTCACATGGTCAACGGCTTTACCGC GCTGGCCTTAACGAAACTGGACATCCTGGATGCCCTGGACGAGGTGAAGGTCGGCGTCTCGTACAAGCTGAACGGGAAGAGGATCCCCTATTTCCCAG CGAACCAGGAGATACTACAGAAGGTCGAAGTCGAATACGAAACGCTGCCTGGGTGGAAGGCGGACACCACGGGCGCCAGGAAGTGGGAGGACCTCCCCCCGCAGGCCCAGAACTACATCCGG